The following DNA comes from Croceicoccus sp. YJ47.
GCTCCCGCGCGCGAGCTTGTCCGCCTCGATGAAGCCGTCGAAACGCAGGGCGAGAGTCTTCGAAGCCTCGCGCAGCTTTTCCGATGCGCCGCGCAGGGCGTCGGTGCCCTTGATCTCTTCGGTCCCGATGTTGAGCAGGCGTACGCGCGGTTCGGCAAGGCCGGTCGCAATGCGCGAGTAGGCCGCGCCCATGATTGCGAACTGCACCAGATTGCGGGCATCGCATTCCGTGTTCGCACCGAGGTCGAGCATGACGAGATCGGTGTCGCCCAGCGTCGGCAGCAGCGCGGCAAGCGCGGGCCGGTCGATCCCCGGCATGGTGCGCAGCGACACCTTTGCCATGGCCATCAGCGCGCCGGTGTTGCCGCCCGACACCGCGGCCCCGGCCTCGCCGCTTTTGACCGCGGCGATCGCCATGCCCATGGACGTACGGCGCGCCCGGCGCAGCGCCTGCGTCGGGCGTTCGTCGCCTTCGACCTGCTCCGGCGCGTGGAGGATTTCCGACGCGTCGCGCAGATTGGGATGATGGTCGAGCGCAGACTTGATCTGCGTCTCATCGCCGACGAGCAGGAACTTGAAACGGTCGTGACGACGGCGGGCCAGTGCCGCGCCTTCGATCATGACACGCACGCCCACGTCGCCGCCCATCGCATCGACGGCGATACGCGGCAAGCTCATCGAACTATCTCCCGGTTGCGAGTCGTCAGACGTCAAAGGCCGACGGAAACGATCTCACGCCCGTTGTAATGGCCGCATGCGTCGCACAGATTGTGGGGACGCTTCAACTCGCCGCAATTGCCGCACTCGTGATACGCGGCAGGCTTGAGCGAATCATGCGCGCGGCGGTTGCCACGGCGATGCGGCGATACTTTTCTTTTGGGGACAGCCATTTCGGCACCTGTGTTAAATCATGAATAAGACAATTGCCGATGCCCTAGGCGAAGCATGACCGGACCACAAGGGGTGTCCCACAGGCGGTCGGCCAGACAGTCGCATCGGTTGCGGCGAAGGCGCGCGCTATACCGAATTGTGCACGATACGCAAGGGCGTGTCGTCATCGGCCAGCAACATGGCTCCCTTCAACCAGCCATCGCCGCATCGCCGACAAAGGGATTCGTCCGGCGTTCCTGACCGAACGTGCTCACCGGACCGTGGCCGGGAATGAACGTGACATCATCGCCCAGCGGCCACAATTTGCGCGTGATTGCATCGAGCAGATCCTGATGATTGCCCATCGGGAAATCGGTGCGGCCGATCGACCCCTTGAACAATACGTCGCCGACCACGGCAAATTGCGACGGCGCATGGTAGAACACGACGTGGCCGGGCGTGTGTCCGGGGCAATGGATGACGTCGAGCGTGAGCGCACCCAGCGTGACCGTATCGCCGTCCTGCAGCCATCGGTCCGGCTCGAAACACGTCCCCGCGATCCCGTATTTGCGGCCGTCGTCGGCAAGCCGGGAAATCCAGAACCGGTCGGCCTCCTGCGGCCCCTCGATCGGCAGGTCCAGCTCCTGCGCCAGCAGCGCCGCCTCGCCGCAATGGTCGATATGGCCATGGGTGATCAGGATTTTTTCGAGCGTCACGCCCGCCTTCGCAACCGATTCCTTCAACCGGTCGAGATCGCCGCCCGGATCGATCAGGGCGCCCCGCATCGTCTGCGTGCACCACAGGAGCGAGCAATTCTGCTGCAACGGCGTCACGGGGAGGATCGCGGCCCGCATCGGGGGCTCAGCTTTCGGGGGCGAAACGGGTTGGGGCGTGGTGTCTGTCATGCACGAAATGTGGCCGCCGTGCTCGGCGAATGCAAGGCAGACGGCCGGCGTGGCCATTCTCGTGCAGGTTCAGATCACCGAACCGGCCGCGGCGGTCATCGCGATGGCGGGAAGGAAGCCGATCATCGTGGCAAAGGCGAAGGACCGGTGGTTCAGCGTGCTGAGCGCGCTGGCCCCCGTGACGAGGAAATGGGGCGTTCCCGCAACGCGCAAGCCGATGATGTAGAGAAGACCCCGCCGTTCGAACTGCCGCTCGAACCCGTCGAGCCGGTCGCCGAGCCGGTCGCGCACACGTGCCCGCATGCCATGCCGGGTGACAACGAACAGGATGTGGCTGCCGAGCAGGGCACCCAATGCGACGATCAGCCCACCCTGCCATCCGCCGAGCAGCGCGGCGGAGGAAAACGTCGCCGGCAGGATCACGCCCGGAACGCAACATGCGACGAGCGCCGTCGTCCCGATGAGGAAAATGATGGCGAGCATGACAGGGTCCTGCACGAACCGCGCCCATTCCAACAATGTTTCCGTCAAGCCGTCCACGATTCGTCCCTCATCACATGACTATAGCATGAAGGACCGGTTGGTTCCCCCGTGTATCGCCCGTTCGCGCCAGTCTCGCGGCGAAAGGTTAAAAAACAGGCACTGCGCTCCGGTCGCACCCCGCGCGATCACACCCGCCCGCCTTTCCACACGACGCGGCCGATCACCTCGATCTCGTCGAGGGGGACGCCATGTTCGGGCGGATAAGCCGCATTGTCCGAAATGATCGAGACCCGGCCCGGCGGGTTGAACTGCAATCGTTTCACCAAGAGCGTATCGTCGCGGCGCAGCACGTGAATCCCGTCGCGGATTCGGGCAAGATCCCGGTTCACCAGAATTTCGTCGCCATCCGAAAGGGTCGTCTCCATCGAATCGCCCGCCACGGTGATCGCATTCAGCGCCTGGCTCGACAACCCCAGCTCGCGCAGCCATGCGGCGGAAAAGGACAATTGCCCGACCGGCGATTCCTCCGCCGAGAACGCGCCCGGCCCCGCCGACGCACCGAGCGGCAGGCGCGGGATCTGCACCCATCTGGGCGCACCACGCATCGCAGCGGCAGGCCGCGCTGCCGGCCCGGAAGTCGGCTTGGCGTAGGATTTTTCTTTCCCATCGGCGCCGCCCAGCTCCTCCTCGGCCACGCCAAAAATTCCGCGAGCCGGCGGCGGTCGTTTTCCTCCAGCTTTCGCGGGCTTCCCTTACGTATGAATTGCTGAAGATAGCTCGCATTGCGCCCGATCAGCCGGGAAAGGGCCGCAAGCGTGGTGCCATTGCTTTCCGCCAAGGCCAGAAGCCGGGCGCGTGTCGGGTCGTCGATCATTTTTCCTATGTAATCGAAAGATTTTTCCTAGACAAGTAGGATTTCTTTTTAGATCAAAAGGATATTCCCAAGGCGAATCACCGTAATCTTGGGGTCGCAGAATGGAGGTTAGGTTGCTGATTCGGGACATCGAGAAATTTCTCCGCCGCACCGGAATGCCGGAAACGAAGTTCGGAAGGCTCGCCGTGCGCGATCCGCGTCTGGTCGTCGATTTGCGCAATGGTCGCGAACCGCGTCGTCGCACGATAATGCGGGTGGAACATTTCATGAACAAATACATCGCCAAGGGTGGGGAGACGCAGCATGTCCTATGAAATGCCAATCCTGACCAAGAGCTTCGATTTCAAAAGGACCATGGCCATGCGCTCCAAACGCACGCCGGGCGAACGGCTCGCGGCGGCGGTGCTGGACCTCGCGGAGAACGAAGG
Coding sequences within:
- the plsX gene encoding phosphate acyltransferase PlsX, producing MSLPRIAVDAMGGDVGVRVMIEGAALARRRHDRFKFLLVGDETQIKSALDHHPNLRDASEILHAPEQVEGDERPTQALRRARRTSMGMAIAAVKSGEAGAAVSGGNTGALMAMAKVSLRTMPGIDRPALAALLPTLGDTDLVMLDLGANTECDARNLVQFAIMGAAYSRIATGLAEPRVRLLNIGTEEIKGTDALRGASEKLREASKTLALRFDGFIEADKLARGSADVVVTDGFSGNIALKAVEGAARFVTDLLKDAFQSSLRSKLGFLISRPATELLKHHLDPNNHNGAVFLGLNGIVVKSHGNANAAGVANAVAVTARLLEENLTERITADLAEGAALQGSMPAAGETAPSAGSDIR
- the rpmF gene encoding 50S ribosomal protein L32; this translates as MAVPKRKVSPHRRGNRRAHDSLKPAAYHECGNCGELKRPHNLCDACGHYNGREIVSVGL
- a CDS encoding MBL fold metallo-hydrolase translates to MTDTTPQPVSPPKAEPPMRAAILPVTPLQQNCSLLWCTQTMRGALIDPGGDLDRLKESVAKAGVTLEKILITHGHIDHCGEAALLAQELDLPIEGPQEADRFWISRLADDGRKYGIAGTCFEPDRWLQDGDTVTLGALTLDVIHCPGHTPGHVVFYHAPSQFAVVGDVLFKGSIGRTDFPMGNHQDLLDAITRKLWPLGDDVTFIPGHGPVSTFGQERRTNPFVGDAAMAG
- a CDS encoding TVP38/TMEM64 family protein, whose amino-acid sequence is MDGLTETLLEWARFVQDPVMLAIIFLIGTTALVACCVPGVILPATFSSAALLGGWQGGLIVALGALLGSHILFVVTRHGMRARVRDRLGDRLDGFERQFERRGLLYIIGLRVAGTPHFLVTGASALSTLNHRSFAFATMIGFLPAIAMTAAAGSVI
- a CDS encoding helix-turn-helix transcriptional regulator codes for the protein MAEEELGGADGKEKSYAKPTSGPAARPAAAMRGAPRWVQIPRLPLGASAGPGAFSAEESPVGQLSFSAAWLRELGLSSQALNAITVAGDSMETTLSDGDEILVNRDLARIRDGIHVLRRDDTLLVKRLQFNPPGRVSIISDNAAYPPEHGVPLDEIEVIGRVVWKGGRV